The DNA sequence CACCTGTACAAAAGTACATTTCTAGGGGATTGTTGGGATTAGCTGCAATAGAAATAATAGCTAGGTTTTCAAAAAAATCGTTGATAGGTGTCCACACAGGATTAGGTACGGTAATGTCATTGGTTCTCCAAAGTCCCCCATTTACACCCGCGGCAAACACAGTTTTGCGGGTAGGATCGTTTGGATCTACTAAAATAGCGCGCGTTCTTCCTCCCACATTATTAGGTCCTCTTTCTACCCATTGTACGCCAGGTATAGCGGCACTAGTTTTCATGCTTGCGTTTTGTTTGCTTAGCTGCTGCGCGTAGAGATACGCCTGATATAAGCGTTCAGTAGGAGCGTAGCCTAACGCCGGGTCCTTAGTTAGCTCTTGGTATTGAAGCCAAGCCAAATCAGGGCGATCTTTTGTTTTAGCATCTTTATCTTCCTCAATTATTCCTTTCTTAGGTACTAGCAGGTAAAGTTGTGTATAGTAACGCAAACCTGCAACTGCTACTAAGAAGACTAATGATACCAGGGAAATATAAGTTTTACTTTTCATAAGCACACACCACTAATTTTTACTGTTTGCAAATATATTAAACAAACATATTAAAGTCAAAGAAAAAGTCTGTAATTCATACATAATTTTTTCTGTACCATAAATCATTCTTATTGAAATGCACTAAATGTAGAAATTACTGATTATATTTGCGCACTATGGCTTCTATTTTTACTAAAATTATTCAAGGTCAATTGCCTTGCTACAAAATTGCTGAAAATGAACACTGTATTAGCTTTTTAGACATACAGCCGATTGCAAGGGGACATACTCTAGTGGTTCCCAAAGTTGAAGTTGACTATATGTTTGATTTACCTGATAACGTATATGTAGAACTGCACCTTTTTGCAAAAAAAATAGCTGCAGCACTTAAAAAAGCAATACCTTGCCAAAGAATATGTACTGCAGTAGTTGGATTTGAAGTACCCCATACGCATATTCACCTTATTCCTGCCAATACCATACATGATGTTAATTTTACCAATCCTAGATTAAAGTTCACTCCTGATGAATATCAACGCATAGCAGCACAAATACAACAATATTTAGAGTAAAAACTTACAAACCGCGTTTTTCTTATTTTTGTAAATATGAGTCCCTACTTCAAGGTATTTTTAATGACAATCCTTGCGATATGCTCAAACTTTGTTTTGGCACAAAAAAAGAAGCGAAGTAATAACAATAATCCATCTACCACTACTAAACCTGTCAAAAAATTGCAATACAAAGATGCTGTTTATGAAAAAAACGTAAAAACTGTACAATTTTATCAAGATAACCAGCAGCTAACTTATCCCATTTTATTTCTCAACCAGCCTGGGCAGTTGACCTTAGAGTTTGATGTACTTAACGGTACAGCCGAAAATTTTTATGTTACGGTAGTGCATTGCACGCATGATTGGGAAGACTCTGGACTTATCCCAAACGAATACTTGACTAGTCTAAATAATGATATTATTGTCAATTTCAGAAGTTCGCTTAATACACTTAC is a window from the Bacteroidia bacterium genome containing:
- a CDS encoding HIT family protein, yielding MASIFTKIIQGQLPCYKIAENEHCISFLDIQPIARGHTLVVPKVEVDYMFDLPDNVYVELHLFAKKIAAALKKAIPCQRICTAVVGFEVPHTHIHLIPANTIHDVNFTNPRLKFTPDEYQRIAAQIQQYLE